From Pseudobdellovibrionaceae bacterium, a single genomic window includes:
- a CDS encoding fibronectin type III domain-containing protein: MLVLVRDLKLHWLFLLLSVSLGLSSCRDGKLAEKPSSESPVLFSTISVTDYNLHTLNVHADGSMVGSGHLGLDLLHFYSNSDCMGVPLGQMTINAFRAQGIDLVLPRDPTVDIYVSVQTQASCDLVVAYEVPVLEPDVPVLSGMIPASPSRDTFSPILSGTAFPLTSTIEFFSDIACTDPLAVGARSAFSSTGIVLTLTPNTTTEIYARTKDNLDQYSACTRLTEFKHSDALSDPPQLLSIVPLSPSNQVVSPTLRIQGGVDSEVIRVYRNPACSNLLVEGSPTEFATTGFQVELTANSTTSLYAQSFDDMNNPSVCVLLSQYTHDNIAPVNPTFSSADPTSPSNVTPLPRMKGFSSADTTRLEFYDSHICNNMIGMGTKAEFEGLGVAVGVKTNEETSIYVKAFDHANNGSPCLLLTQYMYNIIPPDPPAFTHSFPASPNNSSTTPHLFGTVEPRTTNLVMYKDSECLVVIGSGTADELVDPGLGIEVSVDDNAITAIYVQASDLEGNISECTFFATYDHSTVEAPAPGFYGSFPTSPSNASTTPSIIGTADSSIATVSLYSDMSCTSLLGSGTRGRFTASGVQVTLSANSTTDIYGRAVDVYGNPSQCVLITQYIHNTVPPIDPTYTSTTPLSPNNQSYEPLIFGQALHNMASQLVPNRVVLYDSSMCSNNIGEGTPEEFSTTGILLNLPPNNISNIYARSFDAAGNATACTFLTDYTHNALVPGAPVFYSVTPEPPSYNNKILISGNFTFSHDFMNKVSMSVYTNATCTDLLATGSPTAFMGSGFAVEVPENASTTLYGQTVNEVGTLSNCAELITYVHYDQAPQVMGAFNNSDGSVSFQWIPDTTSRPVPTYTVERSLYADGPFTIVTTGLLSNLYRDIHVSDNTTYYYRVFASNNTGRSQNSDVASVTTSAPPPIQAANLTAHATSQRVRLAWSGFPQNMVYKIGRSTQYAGPFVDLGVSITTTTYTDYGLTDGQTYYYIVTAQNPSGVSLQSNVASAVPRQVPDAPLNFSLVPKDIGSCSGGGVEMSWTAPSHYERFNIYDAENNPAIATVVASTTDTKAVRCYNNYDGRIHYFTVTTAWGDDISVPANFIGVYPTSSPSTLTVEGGDNKIIMSWNTLSKPSRLSSYTTYYDLFRSDRYDGDYVKIATGLTTNSYVDSIPNGSGAYYYLQAYVTEIVEGNPIKVFIGHNSDIKGATAAASPAGPMNLTLTTGETGDVLLSWTPPHYYNGFNLYRATNPSGPFTKLPGTYTNAYVQNPATVAGTNYYKVTANWGDTESAESNVVMYRNSPILGLGLTAYDDHLDLSWNNVAGASDYIVYRSENANGGFVAIDNTTLSSYTDSSIDPNKGYYYRVAARFNFDNNDMGTRSAVVSGISTLAIMPSNVSLSLVNSTTVRAEWPRVATATNYTLYSATNAAGPYTLRQTTAATSANVSGFTPATEVFIKVAANIGENRYESAAVSIWTYQAPSQAPATIQGDGQIELSWSLPAGATSVKIQRSLDGVSFTTLVAGYTSSSYVDTTVSNGQIYFYRLEVDYGVLEMFTPMTTGVTPGLTPLAPSNLVVENNGTGTEAVLSWIGTRGGNRYNVYVSTSSGMYSSIHLTTSSTNGVTVSGLSANTNYYFIVKAVNGSVESAASNEATLYVQAQPPKPLAEALPLTNSISVTWASVPSAVGYTIWRSDNGVDFSVLVPNHSSTSYTDSSIDPLQTYYYKYQGIRSSGIKMSQSAVSDAVSAGSAPLKPEGFFAQALTLSSVHLQWIVVPNVVGYKVWRSTNPSGPFAEIAQVTGLVDTYVDATVSSSQTYYYKITAINSSGVPSLDSDVAAVTIVAPTFNLVAANVPTGVNLSWNLVAGADSYRILRSEISGGPYGPIGNVTVDSFVDEHVESSKQYFYVVEAVMSGAGSAIVSNEASLVTSGHIKLQVPIEMLDIALASSGLEDLVFARSQVSFDSTDYDGVQNYEFEIIASNFDTVSRAVSIVDSSDNIVGSIIVPANQNEALRLRTTVVLNAGRDVYRVLLSGTTYNSDLNVFAARILVNQVNATKTKLYYPLLALDGNSTEDALQSVYTTSSTNYSEYDQSLWFQRQAQSLYKIEEYNAWELEALVATQGTSQGLLGLQNINTNALVPMTETRFVSPNIAMASIPFNEGATYFGVPNENQFYRAVIRCELNCDDGSVSLYKAGLWVKLKNLKKAQSVFRMNSYAEGITTQASLTQERAFLDLDSFTSPQVYFHTLARTESLGDQSDISLLVSTDDSGTANMSVVSGGTFTVNSQVMQMRVSPALTLGAQGRYMTRITPTAGATRFRGSFLKVNVNP; this comes from the coding sequence ATGTTAGTTCTGGTACGTGACCTAAAATTACACTGGCTTTTCTTGCTGCTTTCAGTAAGTTTAGGCCTATCTTCGTGTCGCGACGGAAAGCTAGCAGAAAAACCATCAAGCGAATCTCCTGTTCTTTTTAGTACCATCAGTGTTACGGATTATAATCTTCATACTCTTAACGTACATGCAGATGGCAGTATGGTGGGATCGGGGCATTTAGGTTTAGACCTCTTACACTTTTATAGCAATTCAGACTGCATGGGTGTGCCTTTGGGACAGATGACAATCAATGCGTTTAGAGCCCAGGGTATAGACTTGGTACTGCCCAGAGACCCTACGGTTGATATTTATGTCAGTGTTCAAACCCAAGCCAGTTGTGATCTTGTTGTGGCTTACGAAGTCCCTGTTTTAGAGCCTGATGTGCCTGTGCTTTCAGGTATGATTCCAGCGTCTCCATCCAGAGACACATTTTCACCTATACTTTCAGGAACAGCATTTCCTTTGACTTCAACCATTGAGTTCTTCAGTGATATAGCATGTACGGACCCATTAGCGGTAGGAGCAAGAAGTGCATTTTCAAGCACAGGTATTGTTTTAACTTTGACACCCAATACAACTACAGAAATTTATGCGCGCACTAAAGACAACTTAGATCAGTATTCAGCGTGTACAAGGCTTACAGAATTTAAACACTCTGATGCCCTGTCGGACCCACCACAACTTTTATCTATTGTGCCTTTGTCTCCAAGTAACCAAGTCGTGAGTCCAACGTTACGTATTCAAGGTGGGGTAGACTCAGAAGTGATCAGAGTTTATAGAAACCCTGCATGTTCTAACTTGCTTGTAGAGGGAAGTCCTACAGAATTTGCCACAACAGGCTTTCAAGTGGAGTTGACGGCAAACTCTACAACATCACTTTACGCTCAGTCTTTTGATGATATGAACAATCCTTCGGTGTGTGTGCTCTTAAGCCAATACACCCATGATAATATTGCTCCTGTAAATCCCACGTTTAGTTCAGCTGACCCCACATCACCGAGTAATGTGACTCCACTACCGAGAATGAAAGGTTTTAGTTCGGCAGATACTACGAGACTGGAATTTTATGATTCTCACATTTGTAATAATATGATTGGTATGGGCACTAAAGCCGAATTTGAAGGCTTGGGTGTGGCAGTGGGTGTGAAGACCAACGAAGAGACGTCCATCTATGTGAAGGCTTTTGATCATGCTAATAATGGATCACCTTGTCTGCTTCTGACCCAATACATGTATAATATTATTCCTCCTGATCCACCTGCATTCACCCACTCTTTTCCTGCCTCTCCTAATAATTCCAGTACGACACCTCATCTTTTTGGAACCGTTGAGCCTCGCACTACGAATTTAGTGATGTACAAAGATTCAGAATGTTTAGTAGTGATCGGGTCGGGGACAGCAGATGAATTAGTCGATCCTGGTCTGGGCATAGAAGTGTCTGTCGATGATAACGCCATCACGGCAATTTATGTGCAGGCTTCAGATTTGGAAGGAAACATTTCTGAGTGTACATTCTTTGCGACCTATGATCATTCTACGGTTGAGGCTCCAGCTCCAGGATTTTATGGAAGTTTTCCTACATCACCTTCTAATGCCAGTACCACTCCCAGCATTATAGGTACAGCTGACAGTAGTATTGCCACAGTGTCTTTATATTCAGATATGTCATGCACCTCGCTTTTAGGGTCAGGAACCAGAGGTCGATTTACAGCATCAGGTGTGCAAGTGACCTTGTCTGCAAATTCAACCACAGATATTTATGGAAGAGCCGTAGACGTTTATGGAAACCCATCACAATGTGTATTGATCACTCAGTATATTCATAACACTGTCCCTCCTATTGATCCGACCTATACCAGCACAACGCCGTTGTCTCCCAATAATCAGTCTTATGAACCTCTTATTTTTGGACAGGCTTTACATAATATGGCCAGTCAATTAGTGCCTAATCGTGTGGTGCTTTATGATAGCAGTATGTGTTCTAATAATATTGGAGAGGGAACCCCAGAAGAGTTTTCAACAACGGGAATTTTATTAAATCTTCCTCCCAACAATATTTCTAATATTTATGCTCGATCATTTGATGCTGCGGGGAATGCAACGGCATGTACTTTCCTAACAGATTACACCCATAATGCGTTGGTTCCAGGTGCTCCAGTTTTTTATTCTGTGACACCTGAGCCCCCATCTTATAATAATAAAATTCTTATTTCAGGTAATTTTACATTTTCCCATGATTTTATGAATAAAGTGAGTATGTCGGTGTATACCAATGCAACGTGTACAGACTTATTGGCAACGGGTTCGCCGACAGCATTTATGGGAAGCGGATTCGCTGTGGAAGTTCCAGAAAATGCAAGCACCACTTTATATGGGCAAACAGTGAATGAAGTGGGAACACTTTCAAACTGTGCAGAGTTGATCACTTATGTGCATTACGATCAAGCTCCACAAGTTATGGGAGCTTTTAATAATTCGGATGGATCTGTTTCTTTTCAATGGATTCCAGATACAACTTCGAGACCTGTTCCTACGTATACAGTAGAACGATCTCTATATGCGGACGGACCTTTTACTATTGTGACTACAGGGCTATTATCAAATCTGTATAGAGACATTCATGTGAGTGACAACACCACTTACTATTACCGTGTTTTTGCAAGTAACAATACGGGACGAAGCCAAAACTCAGATGTGGCATCTGTGACCACCAGTGCTCCTCCACCTATTCAAGCGGCGAATTTAACGGCACATGCTACAAGTCAAAGAGTGCGTCTGGCGTGGAGTGGTTTCCCACAAAACATGGTTTATAAAATTGGACGATCTACACAGTACGCAGGTCCATTTGTAGATTTAGGTGTTTCGATCACAACAACAACCTACACAGATTATGGTCTTACAGATGGACAGACGTATTACTATATTGTGACAGCTCAAAATCCATCAGGAGTTAGTTTGCAATCAAATGTAGCGTCTGCGGTTCCAAGACAGGTTCCTGATGCGCCACTAAACTTTTCATTAGTGCCTAAAGATATCGGTAGTTGTAGTGGTGGTGGGGTAGAGATGTCTTGGACAGCCCCTTCCCATTATGAAAGATTTAATATTTATGATGCTGAAAATAATCCAGCGATCGCCACAGTAGTAGCCTCAACCACAGATACTAAAGCTGTGAGATGTTACAATAACTATGACGGTAGGATCCATTATTTTACAGTGACAACAGCGTGGGGTGATGACATTTCTGTTCCTGCCAATTTTATTGGTGTTTATCCTACTTCAAGTCCTTCTACTCTGACGGTTGAGGGTGGTGATAATAAAATCATCATGTCTTGGAATACTTTGTCTAAACCATCAAGGTTAAGTTCCTATACCACATACTACGATCTTTTTAGGTCTGACAGGTATGATGGGGATTACGTGAAAATTGCAACGGGACTCACCACCAATAGTTATGTGGATTCTATTCCTAATGGCAGTGGGGCTTATTATTATTTGCAAGCTTACGTTACAGAGATCGTTGAAGGAAATCCGATTAAAGTTTTCATAGGGCACAATTCAGATATTAAAGGGGCCACAGCGGCCGCATCTCCTGCAGGTCCTATGAATTTGACATTAACCACTGGCGAGACAGGAGATGTGTTGCTGTCGTGGACGCCACCTCATTATTATAATGGATTTAATCTCTATAGGGCAACAAACCCATCGGGTCCTTTTACTAAACTTCCAGGTACATATACTAATGCCTATGTACAAAATCCAGCCACAGTGGCGGGAACTAATTATTACAAAGTAACGGCAAATTGGGGAGATACTGAATCTGCAGAAAGCAATGTGGTGATGTACAGAAATTCGCCTATTTTAGGTTTGGGGTTAACGGCATACGATGACCATTTAGATTTAAGTTGGAATAATGTGGCTGGGGCATCCGATTATATTGTTTATAGGTCAGAAAATGCCAATGGTGGTTTTGTTGCTATTGATAATACAACTTTGTCATCTTACACGGACTCATCTATTGATCCGAACAAGGGCTATTACTATCGAGTGGCAGCTAGGTTTAACTTTGACAATAATGATATGGGCACAAGATCGGCCGTGGTCTCTGGGATAAGCACTTTGGCAATTATGCCCTCAAATGTGTCGTTGTCTCTTGTGAATTCCACAACAGTACGTGCAGAGTGGCCAAGAGTAGCAACTGCAACGAATTATACTTTATATTCAGCCACAAATGCTGCAGGACCTTATACTTTAAGGCAGACTACTGCTGCCACCAGTGCCAATGTTTCTGGATTTACTCCAGCGACAGAGGTGTTTATCAAAGTGGCGGCTAACATTGGCGAGAATCGATATGAATCCGCCGCCGTGTCAATTTGGACTTACCAAGCCCCATCACAAGCTCCTGCCACAATTCAGGGTGATGGACAGATTGAATTGAGCTGGTCGTTGCCAGCGGGGGCCACCAGTGTAAAGATTCAGCGATCTTTAGATGGTGTGAGCTTTACTACTCTAGTGGCGGGTTATACCTCGTCAAGCTACGTAGACACCACAGTCAGCAATGGTCAAATTTATTTTTATCGTTTGGAAGTGGACTATGGAGTGCTAGAAATGTTCACACCGATGACCACGGGTGTGACTCCTGGTCTAACGCCTTTGGCCCCTTCAAACTTAGTGGTTGAAAATAATGGTACAGGAACTGAAGCGGTCTTATCGTGGATTGGAACTCGAGGTGGAAATAGATATAATGTTTATGTTTCCACAAGTTCAGGGATGTATTCTTCTATTCACTTAACAACAAGTAGTACTAATGGAGTGACTGTTAGTGGACTATCCGCAAACACCAACTATTATTTTATAGTTAAAGCCGTAAATGGAAGCGTAGAAAGTGCGGCGTCTAATGAAGCAACTCTGTATGTACAAGCGCAGCCACCTAAGCCCTTAGCAGAGGCTCTTCCTCTTACAAATTCTATTTCTGTAACATGGGCGAGTGTTCCTTCTGCTGTAGGGTATACTATATGGAGATCGGATAATGGTGTCGACTTTTCTGTGCTTGTTCCTAACCACTCTTCAACAAGTTATACAGACAGCAGTATAGATCCATTGCAAACCTACTACTATAAATATCAAGGCATTAGGTCCAGTGGAATTAAGATGTCACAATCCGCAGTGTCTGATGCTGTCAGTGCAGGATCAGCTCCATTAAAACCAGAAGGATTTTTCGCACAAGCATTGACTTTATCTTCTGTGCACTTGCAATGGATTGTTGTTCCTAATGTTGTAGGATACAAGGTTTGGCGATCTACAAATCCAAGTGGACCATTTGCCGAAATAGCTCAAGTTACTGGTCTTGTAGACACCTATGTTGATGCCACTGTATCTTCGTCACAGACTTATTATTATAAAATCACAGCCATTAACTCATCTGGTGTTCCTTCGCTAGATTCTGATGTTGCTGCAGTCACGATAGTGGCACCGACATTTAACTTAGTTGCAGCGAATGTGCCTACAGGAGTCAATTTAAGCTGGAACCTAGTGGCTGGAGCAGATTCTTACAGAATTCTTCGTAGTGAAATTTCTGGTGGACCTTACGGACCTATTGGAAATGTGACGGTAGACAGCTTTGTTGATGAACATGTAGAGTCGAGTAAGCAGTATTTTTATGTTGTTGAAGCCGTTATGTCAGGAGCAGGGAGTGCTATCGTATCGAATGAAGCCTCACTTGTGACCAGCGGACATATTAAACTGCAAGTCCCAATAGAAATGCTAGACATTGCATTAGCCTCTTCAGGTCTTGAAGATTTGGTTTTTGCAAGATCGCAGGTGTCCTTTGATTCTACTGACTATGATGGGGTTCAAAATTATGAGTTTGAAATTATTGCCAGTAATTTTGATACCGTATCGCGAGCTGTTTCTATTGTAGATAGCAGTGACAATATTGTAGGAAGTATCATTGTTCCTGCAAATCAAAATGAAGCTCTTCGCTTAAGAACGACAGTGGTTTTAAATGCAGGTCGTGATGTGTACCGTGTTCTGTTGTCAGGCACCACCTACAATTCAGATTTAAATGTTTTTGCGGCTCGAATTTTGGTCAATCAAGTGAATGCCACCAAAACTAAGTTGTATTATCCGTTATTGGCATTAGATGGAAATTCAACTGAGGATGCTTTGCAATCGGTTTACACAACGTCGAGTACCAACTACTCTGAATACGATCAGTCATTATGGTTCCAACGTCAGGCTCAATCTCTTTATAAGATCGAAGAGTACAACGCTTGGGAGTTAGAAGCTTTAGTGGCCACTCAGGGTACATCACAAGGGTTATTAGGGTTACAGAACATCAACACCAATGCGCTGGTGCCTATGACAGAGACACGATTTGTAAGTCCTAATATCGCCATGGCGTCGATTCCCTTTAATGAAGGAGCAACATATTTTGGTGTGCCTAATGAAAACCAATTTTATCGTGCAGTGATTCGTTGCGAACTGAACTGCGATGATGGAAGTGTAAGTTTGTATAAAGCAGGTCTGTGGGTGAAGCTGAAAAACCTGAAAAAGGCTCAGTCTGTATTTAGAATGAACTCTTATGCGGAAGGAATTACAACACAGGCGTCTTTAACGCAAGAACGGGCTTTCTTAGACTTAGATAGTTTTACAAGTCCACAGGTTTACTTTCATACGTTAGCAAGAACGGAGTCTCTTGGGGACCAATCCGATATCTCGTTGCTGGTCAGCACAGATGATTCTGGCACAGCTAATATGAGTGTGGTGTCTGGGGGAACCTTTACGGTGAACTCGCAAGTGATGCAAATGCGTGTGTCGCCTGCTCTGACTCTGGGGGCACAAGGAAGATATATGACCAGAATCACTCCTACTGCTGGTGCCACAAGATTTAGGGGTTCGTTCTTAAAGGTGAATGTAAATCCATAA
- a CDS encoding VCBS repeat-containing protein: protein MKKSIVLGILISLISACKGNVDVKQGSTGNQLASPTIAVPAYSPYYSNDNTFIIQGLCQTDTMVILSGAANLQTPCSESSYSFNVTMPSDGDYYFNVAQRKNGKLSPGAQVLWLRRTSVPAPTVTQPNVAPVGGVYSSSQFDLLISGGCITGNTIALGLDASDSMICVDSQFSFTFSRSFDGDYNIEVRQEDPAGNTASMQFVWQRRNLEVTPNNFQMVVGTSQVLSVTGGTPPYTIDVVNNISGGTWDGGTSTYTAGTTSTGATGFDLIRVRDDLGYERGVQIQVIADAPDHFVFAPVSGDNQQRQIGLELLTPLMAQLVDRYENPVSNVDVTFQTVAGQVELLDSIVQRTDAQGFVQMNVRQGVSSVRSYVAVKPVLGDLPDVAGSGRPKLNFQVRSINKNTNNFDSIFTAGSGAGKIISDSDLDGDGHKDVLVLNANERSISVMLGAGNGLFRFTYKIVSLCLGVSDFILEDFNGDGDKDIIVTCNGVGQYGFLEGIGNGTFAPVSYRALDGLEGAITSGVAGDFNGDGYKDLAFIFSSSGLVTVRLGDGMGGFSAPAFRGVGSFPIKAAVGNFDQLYGDDLVVLDASDDNFTVLLSDASGELISNGTMPVGTAPADILAADFDLDGYLDVAVLNSIDNQVAVHINDQNGFFNGAITASTGLMPLAMATGDIDSDGILDLVVSNADEATISVFIGFGNGAFDLSSMFETMPSVLALSLEDLNGDGTPDLILSSNSESKVQVLPNQNAEFGYKMSVGSAPAVLASGDFDEDGILDLIVADASANALLILKGLGNGMYSSLGSVALGGSPSDLVVVDLNQDGHLDVVLTLSNLNAFRIYLGNGNGTFQSPQSYPTQLAPSALLIEDLNHDGRLDIVTTNSGSNSISIFLAQDTGYPVRSDLPVGAQPMGIVAADFNSDMHLDLAVNNQSGDSISILIANGNGTFLPATPIAVGASPNAILAGFFDNNAFVDLAVSNSMDSTVSILKGNGNGTFQPKQDFTAGIQPTSMAKGDFNNNGTEDIIVSNGPERELTILYGTATGTYSTTKTIPVNASADKVYIRDVNKDGTLDILVLDNSSGELHTLLGL from the coding sequence TTGAAAAAAAGTATAGTACTTGGGATTTTAATAAGTTTGATATCTGCTTGTAAAGGCAATGTGGATGTCAAACAAGGGTCAACTGGAAATCAGTTGGCCAGTCCCACTATTGCTGTACCCGCTTACAGCCCTTACTATTCCAATGATAATACTTTTATTATCCAAGGTTTATGTCAGACAGATACAATGGTGATTCTTAGTGGAGCTGCGAATCTGCAAACTCCATGTTCAGAAAGTTCTTACAGTTTTAACGTGACGATGCCTTCAGATGGGGATTATTACTTTAATGTCGCCCAAAGAAAAAATGGCAAACTGTCTCCTGGAGCACAAGTGTTATGGTTAAGAAGAACCAGTGTTCCTGCTCCGACTGTCACTCAACCCAATGTGGCTCCTGTGGGTGGCGTTTACTCTTCTTCACAATTTGATTTATTGATCAGCGGTGGATGTATTACGGGAAATACAATTGCACTGGGTCTTGATGCCAGTGATTCCATGATCTGTGTAGATTCGCAATTTTCATTTACTTTTTCCAGAAGTTTTGATGGAGATTATAACATTGAAGTTCGTCAAGAAGACCCTGCTGGTAATACTGCAAGTATGCAATTCGTTTGGCAAAGACGAAACTTAGAGGTCACTCCTAATAACTTCCAAATGGTGGTGGGCACAAGCCAAGTGCTGAGTGTCACAGGAGGAACACCTCCTTACACTATTGATGTTGTGAATAACATTTCTGGTGGAACCTGGGATGGAGGAACTTCTACTTATACGGCAGGAACCACATCTACGGGTGCTACGGGTTTTGATCTGATTCGTGTGAGAGACGATTTGGGTTATGAGCGAGGTGTTCAAATTCAGGTGATCGCTGATGCTCCAGATCATTTTGTTTTTGCTCCAGTGAGTGGTGACAACCAACAAAGACAAATCGGCTTAGAGTTGCTCACTCCTCTGATGGCTCAGCTTGTGGACAGATACGAAAACCCAGTGTCTAACGTGGATGTGACCTTTCAAACTGTAGCTGGGCAAGTTGAGTTGCTAGACTCTATCGTACAACGTACAGATGCGCAGGGTTTTGTACAGATGAATGTGCGCCAAGGTGTTTCTTCGGTGCGTTCGTATGTGGCGGTTAAACCTGTTTTAGGAGACTTGCCTGATGTGGCAGGGAGTGGAAGGCCAAAACTGAACTTTCAGGTTCGATCTATCAATAAGAACACCAATAATTTTGATAGCATTTTTACTGCGGGAAGTGGTGCTGGAAAAATCATCAGTGATTCTGATCTGGATGGAGACGGCCATAAAGATGTTTTGGTTTTAAATGCCAACGAACGCTCTATCAGTGTGATGCTCGGTGCGGGCAATGGATTGTTTAGATTCACTTATAAGATTGTAAGTCTATGCTTGGGTGTCAGTGATTTTATTTTAGAAGATTTTAATGGTGATGGTGATAAAGATATCATCGTAACCTGTAATGGTGTGGGTCAATATGGATTCTTAGAGGGAATTGGTAATGGGACCTTTGCACCTGTATCTTACCGTGCGTTAGATGGCCTTGAGGGAGCCATCACATCTGGTGTAGCTGGGGACTTTAACGGTGATGGATATAAAGATTTAGCTTTTATCTTTTCTTCTTCGGGTCTTGTAACGGTACGGCTTGGTGATGGTATGGGTGGGTTCTCGGCCCCTGCATTTCGTGGTGTGGGATCATTCCCTATCAAAGCAGCAGTGGGAAATTTTGATCAATTGTATGGGGATGACCTAGTTGTTTTAGATGCGTCGGATGACAATTTCACCGTGCTTCTTAGTGATGCTTCGGGAGAACTTATCTCTAATGGCACAATGCCTGTGGGTACAGCGCCTGCGGATATCTTAGCCGCCGACTTTGATCTGGATGGTTACCTAGATGTGGCTGTTCTGAACAGTATAGATAATCAAGTTGCTGTTCATATCAATGATCAAAATGGATTTTTTAATGGGGCCATCACAGCTTCGACAGGTCTTATGCCTTTAGCCATGGCTACAGGAGACATAGATTCGGATGGAATTTTAGACCTTGTGGTGTCTAACGCCGATGAAGCCACAATTTCTGTTTTCATTGGTTTTGGCAATGGAGCTTTTGATTTAAGTAGTATGTTTGAAACCATGCCTAGCGTGTTAGCGTTAAGTTTAGAAGATTTAAATGGAGATGGTACGCCTGATTTGATTCTGTCTTCAAATTCAGAATCCAAAGTACAAGTCTTACCTAATCAAAATGCCGAGTTTGGATATAAAATGAGTGTAGGGTCAGCCCCTGCTGTACTGGCCAGTGGCGATTTTGATGAAGATGGAATTTTAGATTTAATTGTTGCGGATGCTTCTGCAAATGCACTTTTGATTTTAAAAGGACTTGGAAACGGAATGTACTCTTCTTTGGGAAGCGTGGCATTGGGTGGAAGCCCTTCTGACCTTGTGGTTGTGGACTTGAATCAGGATGGACATTTAGATGTGGTGCTTACTCTTTCAAATTTAAATGCCTTTAGAATTTATTTAGGCAATGGCAATGGAACGTTCCAGTCTCCACAATCTTATCCGACTCAACTTGCTCCTTCTGCTCTGCTTATCGAGGACTTAAATCATGATGGTCGATTAGATATCGTGACCACCAATAGTGGTAGTAATTCTATTTCTATTTTCTTGGCTCAAGACACAGGTTATCCTGTGCGTTCGGACTTACCAGTCGGGGCACAGCCTATGGGTATTGTGGCTGCGGACTTCAATTCAGATATGCACTTAGACCTTGCTGTGAATAATCAGTCAGGGGATAGCATAAGTATTCTGATCGCCAATGGTAATGGGACATTTTTACCTGCAACTCCTATCGCTGTGGGTGCAAGTCCTAATGCGATTCTTGCGGGCTTCTTTGATAATAATGCTTTTGTAGATTTAGCTGTGTCAAATTCAATGGACTCAACGGTGAGTATTTTAAAAGGTAATGGTAACGGCACCTTCCAGCCTAAACAAGATTTCACGGCAGGAATTCAACCTACCAGTATGGCAAAGGGTGATTTTAATAATAATGGGACAGAAGATATTATTGTGAGTAATGGTCCTGAGCGTGAACTGACTATTCTTTACGGTACTGCAACGGGTACTTATAGCACGACAAAAACCATTCCCGTCAATGCGTCTGCAGATAAGGTGTATATCAGAGACGTCAATAAAGATGGAACTTTGGATATATTGGTATTGGATAACTCCAGTGGGGAATTGCATACCTTATTGGGATTATAG